The Sphingobacteriales bacterium genome has a segment encoding these proteins:
- a CDS encoding ASPIC/UnbV domain-containing protein, with protein sequence MWICLLPTTSPNFLYINTGNGTFNRIMDEAIATDLGLDCGQAWADHNKDGSLDVMISTHSGQEDHLYCGKPNGKHWINIKLVGVVSNPEAIGARIAVLAGGKWQYRQNHPISGLGSQNSFRQHFGLGDATLIEKIEVLWPSGYKQSISNIQTNQFITLTEEAANRVNGFAFSDDNNNCIWNEGEMKLEGMNFNLSPVNIKFSSGYAGIYNIGVAAGSYSVQLESNEFWNLNCPVNIDVLGSNNIYNVNLPLVKSQNGYDLKINTGTTAWRRGFASESVVQCSNIGTADAINSRIELTYPQGIVLKSADIMWDAQIGNTYLWYIDTMKAGAFLNIQLRDSVTLDLKVGDEVTLSSYTTADGQDLRITNNTYEFAANIVGAIDPNDILVTPRGKGAEGFIAKEQTLKYHIRFQNVGSYYASRVVLENRLSPHLDWSSFKIESASHEGYDISIDDKGMLRVVFNNIELPDSTQNEAGSHGFFIYSIRPRSDVKGGTKIENSVLISFDYEDPLMSNVVVNTIKYTGNSENGSLIIFPNPVIDYVNIAGDTGNMLQEIPLLHTIRIVNGTGAPVAEIKNTEDYKITAHIGILDAGVYYLTGYDKEGHQYTGKIVKQ encoded by the coding sequence ATGTGGATTTGTTTGTTACCAACGACCAGTCCTAATTTTCTTTATATCAATACAGGAAACGGCACTTTTAACCGGATAATGGACGAGGCTATCGCCACCGATTTGGGACTGGATTGCGGACAGGCGTGGGCAGACCATAATAAAGACGGCAGCCTTGATGTAATGATAAGCACGCACAGCGGACAAGAAGATCATCTTTATTGCGGCAAACCCAACGGGAAACACTGGATAAATATAAAACTCGTGGGCGTAGTAAGCAACCCCGAAGCAATTGGCGCACGCATTGCTGTATTGGCGGGTGGCAAATGGCAATACAGACAAAATCACCCCATTTCAGGACTTGGCAGCCAAAATAGTTTCAGGCAGCATTTTGGCCTTGGCGATGCCACACTCATAGAAAAAATAGAGGTTCTGTGGCCTTCGGGATACAAACAGAGCATCAGCAATATCCAAACAAACCAGTTCATTACACTTACAGAAGAAGCAGCCAATCGCGTCAATGGTTTTGCGTTCAGCGATGATAACAATAATTGCATTTGGAACGAAGGAGAAATGAAATTAGAAGGAATGAATTTTAACCTGTCGCCCGTCAATATTAAATTTAGCAGTGGCTATGCCGGAATTTATAATATAGGAGTAGCAGCAGGCAGTTATTCCGTTCAATTGGAAAGCAACGAATTTTGGAATTTGAACTGTCCGGTCAATATTGATGTATTGGGTAGTAATAATATCTACAATGTAAATTTACCTTTGGTAAAATCTCAAAACGGATACGATTTGAAAATAAACACGGGTACCACCGCCTGGCGCAGGGGCTTCGCGAGTGAATCTGTTGTTCAGTGCTCCAACATTGGTACAGCAGATGCTATCAACTCCCGAATAGAACTCACCTATCCGCAAGGTATTGTGCTCAAAAGTGCGGATATAATGTGGGACGCTCAAATAGGGAATACTTACCTTTGGTATATTGACACGATGAAAGCAGGAGCGTTTTTGAATATCCAACTCCGCGATTCGGTGACATTGGACTTGAAGGTAGGTGATGAAGTGACACTCAGCAGCTATACTACAGCAGATGGTCAGGATTTGAGAATTACAAATAATACTTATGAATTTGCTGCAAATATTGTTGGAGCTATTGACCCCAATGATATACTCGTAACGCCGAGAGGTAAAGGTGCGGAAGGATTTATCGCCAAGGAACAAACCTTGAAATATCATATCAGATTTCAGAATGTGGGCAGCTATTATGCTTCCAGAGTGGTGTTGGAAAACCGCCTGTCGCCTCATCTTGATTGGAGCTCTTTTAAAATAGAGTCGGCGAGCCACGAAGGTTATGACATCAGCATTGATGACAAAGGTATGCTTCGGGTGGTATTCAACAATATAGAATTGCCCGACAGTACCCAAAACGAAGCCGGTAGTCACGGGTTTTTTATTTACAGTATCCGACCGCGATCCGACGTAAAAGGAGGCACAAAAATAGAAAACAGCGTATTGATTTCTTTTGATTACGAAGACCCCCTGATGAGCAATGTAGTAGTTAATACCATAAAATATACAGGAAATTCTGAAAACGGCAGCCTCATTATATTTCCAAACCCTGTTATTGACTATGTAAATATAGCAGGAGATACCGGAAATATGCTGCAAGAAATCCCCCTCTTACACACCATACGCATTGTCAATGGGACAGGTGCGCCGGTGGCAGAAATCAAAAACACCGAAGATTATAAAATAACTGCACATATCGGCATTTTAGATGCAGGTGTTTATTATCTGACAGGCTACGACAAAGAGGGGCATCAATATACAGGAAAAATAGTGAAACAATAA
- a CDS encoding PAS domain S-box protein: MEKIDTCNQQLIQEIFPFFLALDTQLCIRQLGNALHKISGDIIGESFDQHFVIQRPYLEDISFEALYQKSNEGFFIKHLHSGFILKGLFKKINDSFTLYLLASLYVYDIETLKPYKITISDFSPFDVTFDFMHIIKQSEVHRNELNDLISKIDQQSRIIKKNNQELTNAKTQLESILNEMTDVVYSIILPNMEILFVTPSIETVFEIKTDELLRDFSLWEKIILSQNRTIIDEINNLLKQKGAFKVKYKIKTASGKSKWIRNQGKYIYDEQQNPIRIDGVIVDRTKEFIAQENLDQEVRLQEALIDIASTYINIDPKDVENVIHLSLQKMCLFVSADRAYIFDYDFAKGTTSNTYEWCNDGITAEKDNLQEVPIEYFPQWTNQHKNGEAFYIPDVDALEDDGEGGLKSILEPQGIKSLMTIPMIDGKELMGFVGFDSVKNHYEYSEKEKRLLFLFGQMLINIRNRQKWENQIRLQEEKYRNIIANMNLGLLEVDLNDVVIYANHSFCEMSGYSLAELKGKKAAELLVVENYKNTIRDKNETRINYNKSDSYEIEAINKKGEKCWWFISGAPNYNDKGQLTGSIGIHLDITEQKRLEAELAKAKSFAEAAAKAKELFLANMSHEIRTPLNVIIGMIRQLTKENLSTEQHFYVKQSEGSAKHLLTILNNILDIAKINSGDMKIFANTFSPSALLYNVHSIMYSQAMEKNLDFKLNVSADIKPALIGDDTRLRQVLINLVGNAIKFTHTGSIMINTEVLEEDAQYQTIEFAVSDTGIGMSEDFITRIFDKFSQEQNESNRKFEGTGLGMAISHDLIQLMGGKMEVKSRKNEGTCIRFELKMPIGNAEQLVSKSQQIKEGAFKGYKALLVEDNEMNRFITIQSLDFLGMETIEAENGKIATELVQKNNYDIILMDIQMPIMDGVEATVIMREQLNIKTPIIALTANAFKHDIELYLKKGMNDFITKPYDEQDFFRKIEHILSLEIHQSHSSSYQDDKSNAAIKENKPYDLSQLQKMSRGNADFVAKMVQLFIDIAKENSEIIQEKLEVADYPIIMKIAHKIKPSIDQMGIVSLKDVVRKIEKYDFSIGSAEEFTHFSRSLISELKTVIAALEKENL; the protein is encoded by the coding sequence ATGGAAAAAATAGATACCTGCAACCAACAACTCATTCAAGAAATTTTTCCTTTTTTTCTTGCGCTCGACACCCAACTATGTATCCGACAGCTCGGCAATGCCTTGCATAAAATAAGCGGCGACATTATCGGAGAATCTTTCGACCAGCATTTCGTTATCCAAAGACCCTATCTGGAAGATATTAGTTTTGAAGCCCTCTATCAAAAATCCAACGAAGGTTTTTTTATAAAACACCTACACAGCGGTTTTATTCTGAAAGGCTTGTTTAAAAAAATAAATGACAGCTTCACTTTATATCTTTTAGCCTCGCTGTATGTATATGATATTGAAACGCTGAAACCCTACAAAATTACTATTTCAGATTTCTCACCCTTCGATGTCACGTTTGATTTTATGCACATCATCAAGCAATCAGAAGTACACAGAAACGAACTGAACGACTTGATTTCAAAAATTGACCAGCAATCGAGGATTATAAAAAAAAATAACCAAGAGCTGACCAATGCAAAAACACAACTCGAAAGTATTTTGAATGAAATGACCGATGTGGTGTATTCAATAATACTGCCGAATATGGAAATATTATTTGTCACACCCTCCATCGAAACCGTTTTTGAGATAAAAACCGACGAATTGTTGCGAGATTTCTCTTTGTGGGAAAAAATAATTCTGTCTCAAAATCGGACAATTATTGACGAAATCAATAACCTCCTCAAACAGAAAGGGGCATTTAAAGTAAAATACAAAATAAAAACTGCTTCTGGAAAATCTAAATGGATCAGAAATCAAGGAAAATACATCTACGATGAGCAGCAAAATCCAATCAGAATTGACGGTGTTATTGTAGATAGAACCAAAGAATTTATCGCTCAGGAAAATTTAGACCAAGAAGTCAGATTGCAGGAAGCTCTGATTGATATTGCATCTACTTATATCAATATAGATCCCAAAGATGTAGAAAACGTTATCCATCTTTCTTTGCAAAAAATGTGCTTGTTCGTATCTGCCGACAGAGCCTATATTTTTGATTATGATTTCGCGAAAGGAACAACATCCAACACTTACGAATGGTGTAATGATGGAATTACGGCAGAAAAAGACAACCTGCAAGAAGTACCCATAGAGTATTTTCCGCAGTGGACCAATCAGCACAAAAACGGCGAAGCATTTTATATTCCCGATGTGGACGCGCTGGAAGATGACGGAGAAGGCGGGCTTAAATCTATCCTTGAACCGCAAGGTATTAAAAGTTTAATGACCATTCCGATGATAGATGGCAAAGAACTAATGGGTTTTGTCGGTTTTGATTCGGTAAAAAATCATTATGAATACAGCGAAAAAGAAAAACGACTGCTTTTTTTGTTCGGGCAAATGCTTATTAATATTCGGAACAGGCAAAAATGGGAAAACCAAATCCGATTGCAGGAAGAAAAATACCGCAATATTATCGCCAATATGAATTTGGGCTTATTGGAAGTAGATCTAAACGATGTCGTTATTTATGCCAATCATAGTTTTTGCGAAATGTCGGGCTATTCATTAGCAGAGTTGAAAGGTAAAAAAGCGGCGGAGTTGCTCGTGGTTGAAAATTATAAAAATACCATTCGCGATAAAAACGAAACACGCATCAATTACAACAAATCCGACAGCTACGAAATAGAAGCCATCAACAAAAAAGGCGAAAAATGCTGGTGGTTTATCAGTGGTGCACCCAACTACAACGACAAAGGGCAATTAACGGGCAGCATAGGTATTCATCTCGACATCACAGAACAAAAACGCCTCGAAGCCGAGCTTGCCAAAGCAAAATCTTTTGCCGAAGCCGCTGCCAAAGCCAAAGAGTTATTTTTGGCAAATATGAGCCACGAAATCAGAACGCCCCTGAACGTAATTATCGGTATGATACGACAACTCACCAAAGAAAACTTAAGCACCGAGCAACACTTTTACGTCAAGCAATCCGAAGGTTCAGCCAAACATCTGCTCACCATTTTAAATAATATACTCGACATCGCCAAAATCAATTCGGGCGATATGAAAATCTTTGCCAATACATTCAGTCCCAGTGCTTTGCTTTACAATGTACACTCTATTATGTATTCGCAGGCAATGGAAAAAAACCTCGATTTCAAGCTCAACGTCAGCGCAGATATAAAACCGGCTTTGATAGGCGACGACACCCGACTGCGGCAGGTATTGATTAATTTGGTGGGAAACGCCATCAAATTCACGCATACCGGCAGCATTATGATCAACACAGAAGTATTAGAAGAAGACGCGCAATACCAAACCATCGAATTTGCGGTTTCGGACACCGGCATAGGTATGTCCGAAGATTTTATCACCAGAATTTTTGATAAATTTTCGCAGGAACAGAACGAATCCAACCGAAAATTTGAAGGTACCGGTTTAGGTATGGCTATTTCGCACGATTTAATCCAACTGATGGGCGGAAAAATGGAAGTAAAAAGCCGCAAAAATGAAGGCACTTGCATTCGCTTTGAATTAAAAATGCCCATAGGAAATGCCGAGCAATTGGTTTCCAAAAGCCAGCAAATCAAAGAAGGAGCATTTAAAGGCTACAAAGCTCTTTTGGTGGAAGATAATGAAATGAACCGCTTTATTACCATACAAAGTCTTGATTTTTTAGGTATGGAAACAATAGAGGCAGAAAACGGAAAAATAGCCACTGAATTGGTTCAAAAAAACAATTATGACATTATTTTAATGGATATTCAAATGCCCATAATGGACGGCGTAGAAGCCACAGTCATCATGCGCGAGCAGTTGAACATTAAAACCCCCATTATAGCCCTCACCGCCAATGCCTTTAAACACGACATAGAACTATACCTCAAAAAAGGTATGAACGATTTTATCACCAAACCTTACGATGAACAGGATTTTTTCAGAAAAATTGAACATATATTGAGCCTCGAAATTCACCAGTCCCACTCCTCCTCCTATCAAGATGATAAATCTAATGCTGCTATAAAAGAAAACAAACCCTATGATTTGTCGCAATTACAGAAAATGAGCAGAGGCAATGCAGATTTTGTGGCAAAAATGGTTCAACTTTTTATAGATATAGCAAAAGAAAACAGCGAAATTATACAAGAAAAATTAGAGGTAGCTGATTACCCGATTATTATGAAAATAGCTCATAAAATAAAACCGAGCATTGATCAAATGGGTATCGTATCATTAAAGGATGTCGTCAGAAAAATAGAAAAATACGACTTCAGTATCGGGTCAGCAGAAGAATTTACACATTTTTCGCGCTCACTTATTTCTGAACTAAAAACTGTTATAGCAGCATTAGAAAAAGAGAATTTGTAA
- a CDS encoding heme NO-binding domain-containing protein — translation MYGIVNKSIEELIVQNYGAEKWELIKEKAGVEVEYFISSQNYSDDITFTLAQTIATELNLSLSDVLKTFGEWWILHTGKNYYGYLLESGGEEFGIFLKNLPSFHNRVMMMYPKLTPPEFLVSNVKENSLHLHYMSKRKGLTDFVYGLISGLGKLFATEVSMQHIKSLTNETTHEIIYIEWKK, via the coding sequence ATGTATGGAATTGTAAATAAATCCATTGAAGAACTTATTGTTCAAAATTACGGTGCAGAAAAATGGGAATTGATTAAAGAAAAAGCCGGAGTAGAAGTAGAATATTTTATCAGTTCACAAAACTACTCTGACGATATCACCTTCACTTTGGCGCAAACCATTGCTACAGAACTGAATCTCAGCCTCTCTGATGTATTAAAAACCTTTGGCGAGTGGTGGATACTGCATACAGGCAAAAATTACTACGGCTATCTTTTGGAAAGCGGCGGCGAAGAATTCGGAATTTTTTTAAAAAATCTGCCTTCTTTTCATAATCGGGTAATGATGATGTATCCAAAACTGACACCGCCCGAATTTCTTGTTTCCAATGTAAAAGAAAATTCACTGCACCTGCATTATATGTCTAAAAGAAAAGGACTTACCGATTTTGTTTATGGGTTGATTTCAGGGTTGGGCAAATTGTTTGCAACAGAAGTTTCAATGCAACACATCAAATCCCTAACCAATGAAACTACCCACGAAATTATATACATAGAATGGAAAAAATAG
- a CDS encoding oligosaccharide flippase family protein — protein MNLQKYQVLADQAVFSGANFLLTLLIARYLDAAAFGVYSAYILMIYLAVSAIGAWSIQVFQVAPDMSSSRYISFVFWWQIILMMLVLTGASIFCSLFGIACAPALLVFAFGFVINDFGRKILLASSKTAAALWLDVITALCLVLAFFTFRSKALKDINTMLGYFAVAYAVSLFIIIFLLQPFFIKITSFKHYTTLHLQTGKWLFFTALSQWWAGNLFVVAAGIYLGTAALGALRLAQSLFGILNILLQSFENYVLPQTANRLHQNPAEGMRYLRSVNYKLVWIFLPLLILTFLFAKKILIIVGGNEYADYGYVVQGLCLLYVFILISQPIRFIFRALQFNNHFFYAYLLSLAFALASSHWLLSSFGLYGVIVGLTGSQVIVTAYWITILYFKNISVWKSFISY, from the coding sequence ATGAATTTACAAAAATATCAGGTATTGGCGGATCAGGCGGTTTTCAGTGGGGCAAATTTTTTACTGACCCTCCTGATTGCCCGTTATTTAGATGCTGCCGCCTTTGGTGTTTATTCTGCCTATATTCTTATGATATATTTGGCGGTGAGTGCTATCGGTGCGTGGAGTATTCAGGTATTTCAGGTTGCGCCCGATATGTCGTCTTCGCGTTATATAAGTTTTGTTTTTTGGTGGCAAATAATTTTAATGATGCTTGTTTTGACAGGAGCAAGTATTTTTTGTAGTCTGTTTGGTATTGCCTGTGCGCCCGCTTTGTTGGTTTTTGCTTTCGGTTTTGTGATAAACGATTTTGGCAGAAAAATACTTTTAGCTTCCAGCAAAACCGCTGCCGCTTTATGGCTTGATGTTATCACTGCGCTTTGTTTGGTGCTCGCATTTTTTACCTTCCGCAGCAAAGCACTCAAAGACATTAACACCATGTTGGGCTATTTTGCGGTTGCATACGCAGTGTCACTGTTCATAATTATTTTTCTATTACAACCTTTTTTTATAAAAATCACCTCCTTCAAACACTATACAACCTTGCACCTCCAAACAGGCAAATGGTTGTTTTTTACGGCTTTGAGCCAATGGTGGGCGGGGAATTTATTTGTAGTAGCGGCGGGCATTTATTTGGGAACGGCAGCATTGGGCGCATTGCGCTTGGCTCAATCTCTTTTTGGGATTTTAAATATATTGCTCCAGTCTTTTGAAAATTATGTGTTGCCGCAAACCGCAAACCGCCTACACCAAAACCCTGCCGAAGGTATGCGCTATCTGCGCAGCGTAAACTATAAATTGGTTTGGATTTTTTTGCCTTTGCTGATACTTACTTTTCTTTTCGCAAAAAAAATATTAATCATTGTCGGCGGCAACGAATATGCCGACTATGGCTATGTGGTGCAAGGGCTGTGTTTGTTGTATGTTTTTATTTTGATAAGCCAACCCATTCGTTTTATTTTCAGGGCTTTACAATTTAACAATCATTTTTTTTATGCCTATCTTCTGAGCTTGGCTTTTGCTTTGGCTTCTTCGCACTGGCTCTTGTCTTCCTTCGGTTTATACGGTGTTATAGTCGGGCTGACGGGTTCACAGGTTATTGTAACAGCTTACTGGATTACTATTTTATATTTTAAAAACATCAGCGTATGGAAATCATTCATATCGTATTAG
- a CDS encoding VCBS repeat-containing protein, whose amino-acid sequence MPIRNTPIGAAWCDFNLDGYVDLIVTNFFETRFHQLYKNNGNGTFTKIENSALALESEKSLAPILCDYDKDGDTDIFIPNGNNRPNSLFKNIGNFQFEKITAAPFSTDAYNSVGAAWGDYDNDGWHDLFVCNASNQNNNLYKNNGDGTFMTITGIAPVQDGGHSHGANWIDIDNDGDVDLFVTNDQS is encoded by the coding sequence ATGCCAATCCGCAATACGCCCATAGGCGCAGCTTGGTGCGATTTCAATTTAGACGGTTATGTAGATTTGATAGTGACCAATTTTTTTGAAACTCGTTTTCATCAACTTTATAAAAATAATGGCAACGGAACTTTTACTAAAATAGAAAATTCCGCCTTAGCCTTAGAGTCAGAAAAATCTTTAGCCCCCATTCTTTGTGATTATGACAAAGATGGTGATACGGATATTTTTATTCCCAACGGAAATAACCGCCCCAACAGCTTATTTAAAAATATCGGCAATTTTCAGTTTGAAAAAATAACAGCTGCCCCCTTTTCCACAGATGCTTATAATTCGGTGGGTGCTGCCTGGGGCGACTATGACAATGACGGTTGGCACGATTTATTTGTATGCAATGCCTCCAACCAAAATAATAATCTCTACAAAAACAACGGCGATGGCACTTTTATGACTATCACAGGCATTGCACCGGTGCAAGACGGCGGACACAGCCACGGAGCGAATTGGATAGATATAGACAATGACGGCGATGTGGATTTGTTTGTTACCAACGACCAGTCCTAA
- a CDS encoding polysaccharide biosynthesis/export family protein: protein MRSYIIITMLMGVLGLLSSCKTSNLFVDKQADNTVAALDSVFYNDPHYQYHIRKDDKITISVWGQDDLSVGSAYGIYNSNEVYGKWLLVDAAGNIEIPKIGTFYVEKMTLIQLKDTLKTLYSEWIQVPVVDVKVLNREITVLGEVRDPQVILVDKEKNTLLEMIARCKGLEFYANPKFVKIFRQMGEHVYVANVDLTQSGDMLRRNINLYPGDVVVIPSKKYKEFDRRISTIIPFSTALTSAAIFMGLF, encoded by the coding sequence ATGCGAAGCTATATCATTATTACTATGCTGATGGGTGTTTTGGGGTTGCTTTCTTCTTGCAAAACGAGTAATCTTTTTGTAGATAAACAAGCCGACAATACAGTGGCAGCATTGGACAGTGTTTTTTATAACGACCCTCATTATCAGTATCATATCAGAAAAGACGATAAAATTACCATCAGTGTTTGGGGGCAAGACGACCTCAGCGTGGGTTCTGCTTATGGCATTTACAACTCCAACGAAGTATATGGCAAGTGGCTTTTGGTAGATGCGGCAGGCAATATTGAAATTCCGAAAATCGGTACTTTCTATGTAGAAAAAATGACCCTGATACAGCTCAAAGATACCCTCAAAACGCTTTACAGCGAATGGATACAAGTGCCGGTGGTAGATGTAAAAGTGCTCAACCGCGAAATTACCGTATTGGGCGAAGTGAGAGACCCGCAGGTAATTCTTGTGGATAAAGAAAAAAACACTTTGCTCGAAATGATTGCACGCTGCAAAGGTTTGGAGTTTTATGCCAATCCGAAATTTGTGAAAATATTCCGGCAGATGGGCGAGCACGTGTATGTAGCCAATGTGGATCTCACGCAGTCGGGCGATATGCTCCGGCGTAACATCAACCTATATCCGGGTGATGTGGTGGTGATACCCTCCAAAAAATACAAAGAATTTGATCGGAGAATCTCAACTATTATCCCTTTTTCTACGGCTCTTACTTCGGCAGCTATTTTTATGGGATTATTTTAA
- a CDS encoding VCBS repeat-containing protein, which yields MKQLIYLFFGGLMIVLQAQSQSCPYIDFRNNGNGQANNCPNVNGTPYASNFSGTPYATGFTGLSKTGNIRFVFDGIVTAPPAIKSIWIGSTLSNVVAGPASVPELVNGNTRVSYCFYGQNLPTAGFYTIEFVNPQTNELFSLCGFSGSSNTAANPPVIITQPQTQSVCEGNTLTLSVVAQAAYGGTLNYQWKKEGVNIAGATSSIYTKSGVLNTDAGNYTCLISENNGTFILSQSAVINVINCSSNTYMDACGMGAFTNTNTNSWSSAWVDYDNDNWEDLYICDKSENAPNSLYHNSGNSNFQLVSGLISSVTSKSVNSTWADYDRDGLKDVYITNATAHRVFCIKIWAAAIFKESPMQV from the coding sequence ATGAAACAATTAATTTACTTGTTTTTTGGGGGGCTAATGATAGTTTTGCAAGCCCAATCACAATCTTGTCCATATATAGATTTCAGAAATAATGGCAATGGACAAGCCAACAATTGCCCGAATGTAAATGGAACTCCTTATGCTTCCAACTTTAGCGGCACTCCTTATGCCACCGGTTTCACAGGATTATCTAAAACAGGTAATATCCGCTTTGTATTTGACGGAATTGTCACTGCCCCACCCGCCATTAAAAGTATTTGGATCGGCTCTACCCTTTCCAACGTTGTTGCCGGACCCGCTTCTGTACCCGAATTAGTAAATGGCAATACACGGGTGAGTTATTGTTTCTACGGGCAAAATTTACCTACCGCAGGGTTTTATACCATTGAGTTCGTAAATCCGCAAACTAATGAATTATTCTCTTTGTGTGGTTTCAGCGGCTCATCAAACACCGCCGCCAATCCGCCTGTTATCATCACGCAACCGCAAACTCAATCGGTATGCGAAGGCAATACGCTAACACTTTCGGTAGTAGCACAGGCAGCTTACGGCGGTACTTTAAATTATCAGTGGAAAAAAGAAGGAGTAAATATTGCAGGAGCTACTTCTTCAATTTATACTAAATCAGGCGTACTAAATACAGATGCGGGTAATTATACTTGCTTAATCAGCGAAAATAACGGTACATTTATCCTGTCACAGTCGGCAGTTATCAACGTCATCAATTGCTCGTCAAATACCTATATGGACGCTTGCGGAATGGGAGCATTCACAAACACCAATACCAATAGTTGGAGTTCGGCTTGGGTGGATTACGACAATGATAATTGGGAAGACCTTTATATTTGCGACAAATCAGAAAATGCCCCCAATTCGCTGTATCATAATAGCGGAAATTCAAACTTTCAGCTCGTTTCCGGTTTGATTTCGAGTGTCACATCAAAATCGGTAAACAGTACTTGGGCAGACTACGACCGTGATGGACTCAAAGATGTATATATCACCAATGCCACCGCGCATCGGGTTTTTTGTATAAAAATTTGGGCAGCGGCAATTTTCAAAGAATCACCAATGCAGGTTTAG
- a CDS encoding response regulator, producing the protein MKQLLTEEGIENIHSFNSSVDCLQEIHLQPEIVFLDHQMDVYSGYETLRKIKRYNPNIFVVMVSAQEDIGTAVATLKHGAFDYIQKNADLHSNIKNVLVKIKDVKELLQSRKPSLLKNIFKYL; encoded by the coding sequence ATGAAACAGTTATTGACCGAAGAAGGCATCGAAAACATTCATTCTTTCAACAGCAGCGTTGATTGCCTCCAAGAAATTCACCTCCAGCCCGAAATTGTTTTTTTAGATCATCAAATGGACGTGTATTCGGGCTACGAAACGCTGCGAAAAATAAAAAGGTACAATCCCAATATTTTTGTAGTGATGGTATCTGCTCAGGAAGACATCGGAACGGCAGTGGCTACGCTCAAACACGGCGCATTTGATTACATACAAAAAAATGCCGACTTACATTCCAACATAAAAAATGTGCTGGTAAAAATTAAAGATGTCAAAGAATTGCTCCAATCCCGCAAACCCTCTTTATTGAAAAACATATTCAAGTATCTTTAA